In Halobaculum rubrum, the following are encoded in one genomic region:
- a CDS encoding MgtC/SapB family protein has protein sequence MVVPTADPVVEVLVPLLLALALGALVGLEREQSESGGSFAGSRTFPLFALYGALVQAFFPSALPLAVGVIVVPLTVAYVGKVWYERDIGLTTLVAALLTVLLGAMTTHSDRGAVVAIVVAGAVTVLLSVKDPVHEFADRIDPHERRASAKFVLVVLVVLPALPDRSVDALYGLNPRFVWLMVVFVTGLGFVAYLLGRVLGTERGIAVTGVVGGFVSSTATTVSMAEKTVQNATLYHVCAFAVVTASIVMFPRALIEVAVVNPALLPSVAPPLGAMTAVGVVAAGVLYWRTAAEETVEPEELKNPFRLRPALLFGAVFAVVLLVAESANEWFGSAGVYATAFFSGLADVDAMTITLSRLAADGTVPPEVATTGIVIAAVANTLVKVALAWLIGTRELGKLVTVVLGVVVVSGLVLLGV, from the coding sequence ATGGTCGTGCCCACCGCCGATCCGGTGGTCGAGGTGCTCGTCCCCCTGCTCCTCGCGCTGGCGCTGGGTGCGCTCGTCGGCCTCGAACGCGAGCAAAGCGAGTCCGGCGGGTCGTTCGCGGGGAGTCGGACGTTTCCGCTGTTCGCGCTGTACGGCGCGCTGGTTCAGGCGTTCTTTCCGAGCGCGCTCCCGCTCGCGGTCGGGGTGATCGTCGTCCCCCTCACCGTCGCGTACGTCGGGAAGGTCTGGTACGAGCGCGACATCGGCCTGACGACGCTCGTGGCCGCCCTCCTCACGGTCCTGCTCGGCGCGATGACGACCCACTCCGACCGCGGTGCGGTCGTCGCCATCGTCGTCGCCGGCGCGGTCACCGTGCTGCTGTCGGTGAAAGACCCCGTCCACGAGTTCGCCGACCGGATCGATCCCCACGAGCGGCGGGCGTCGGCGAAGTTCGTCCTCGTCGTCCTCGTCGTCCTCCCGGCGTTGCCCGACCGTTCGGTCGACGCGCTCTACGGGCTCAACCCCCGGTTCGTCTGGCTGATGGTCGTCTTCGTCACCGGCCTCGGGTTCGTCGCGTACCTGCTGGGACGCGTCCTCGGGACCGAACGCGGCATCGCCGTCACCGGGGTCGTCGGCGGGTTCGTCTCCTCGACCGCGACGACGGTGTCGATGGCGGAGAAGACGGTCCAGAACGCGACTCTGTATCACGTCTGCGCGTTCGCGGTCGTCACCGCCTCGATCGTGATGTTCCCGCGGGCGCTCATCGAGGTCGCGGTCGTCAACCCCGCGTTGCTCCCGAGCGTCGCGCCGCCGCTCGGCGCGATGACCGCGGTGGGCGTGGTCGCCGCCGGGGTGCTCTACTGGCGGACCGCCGCCGAGGAGACGGTCGAACCGGAGGAGCTCAAGAACCCGTTTCGCCTCCGACCGGCGCTCCTGTTCGGGGCCGTGTTCGCGGTCGTGTTGCTCGTCGCCGAGTCCGCCAACGAGTGGTTCGGCTCCGCCGGCGTGTACGCGACGGCGTTCTTCTCCGGACTGGCGGACGTCGACGCGATGACGATCACCCTGAGTCGGCTCGCGGCGGACGGAACGGTCCCGCCCGAGGTCGCCACGACGGGGATCGTCATCGCGGCCGTCGCGAACACCCTCGTCAAGGTCGCACTGGCGTGGCTCATCGGCACCCGTGAGCTGGGGAAACTCGTGACCGTCGTGCTCGGCGTCGTCGTCGTGAGCGGACTCGTCCTCCTCGGGGTCTGA
- a CDS encoding DUF7557 family protein — MTYTLEISDELRDRLDDHLEADESYEEFIAELVTVYETEGTFLQEGYSE; from the coding sequence ATGACATACACACTGGAGATCAGCGACGAACTCAGGGACCGACTGGACGACCACCTCGAGGCGGACGAATCGTACGAGGAGTTCATCGCGGAGTTGGTCACCGTGTACGAGACCGAGGGGACGTTCCTCCAGGAGGGATACTCGGAGTGA
- a CDS encoding universal stress protein produces the protein MYSTVLIPTDGSKGTDGAIDHAIDVATTYDAALHTLYVVDTDIGVDASIAGTFDALEDVGRDAIDEVVSRGEAAGVDQIEGAIAQGKPHRAILEYVDEHDVDLVVMGTHGRTGLNRYLIGSVTERVVRLSDTPVLTVPMRPDDAEEPS, from the coding sequence ATGTACTCGACGGTCCTGATCCCGACCGACGGAAGCAAGGGAACCGACGGCGCCATCGACCACGCTATCGACGTCGCCACCACGTACGACGCGGCGCTCCACACGCTCTACGTGGTCGATACCGATATCGGCGTCGACGCGTCGATCGCCGGGACGTTCGACGCCCTCGAGGACGTCGGGCGGGACGCGATCGACGAGGTCGTCAGCCGCGGGGAGGCCGCCGGCGTCGACCAGATCGAGGGCGCGATCGCCCAGGGGAAGCCCCACCGCGCGATCCTCGAATACGTCGACGAGCACGACGTCGATCTGGTCGTGATGGGCACCCACGGCCGCACGGGGCTGAACCGGTACCTGATCGGGAGCGTCACCGAACGAGTCGTCAGGCTCTCCGACACGCCGGTGTTGACGGTTCCGATGCGACCCGACGACGCCGAGGAGCCGTCGTGA
- a CDS encoding glycosyltransferase produces MSAGVVSPETVRVVGDGWEFVVSSPEVFVAFVLWQLLLLYTVPVAFWDYEVLVYAVHLWRRERSSDPTVSWDLDAVQVRVLTIDNERVVQRTVDSLPDGIVDVVVVAEAPIAVDGAEVLVVPEEFSCTATHKGRAVEWARRYHPTDREYVLYLDEDTDASALTCIPSNADVVQFRERPSRSDGLLPFLAEIHRIGFNVEQRAFPFFDVPFYAWGGGIAIRRSLEEQVTWDTQTIVEDSVFLWRAVLEFGATLEIADVYLRNQAPPSVWAMISQRRQWLTGTRSRSNLLPRDYRSLYHLRDLGWALSTFGPLLWVASLASYLGYTDLSLLPVFFPEAYTALSLLLLGHVYAWSVIGLVAYRPHPAVWVFLLVFTPFVVTLHSAGALYGMVRPAKSFAVTRKVVDVAPAAIEDALMDALDLDENQPNAEPPVESDGGEHVLHEASADGDRLSRTKRSR; encoded by the coding sequence GTGAGCGCGGGCGTCGTGTCACCGGAGACAGTTCGAGTCGTCGGGGACGGGTGGGAGTTCGTCGTGTCGTCGCCCGAGGTGTTCGTGGCGTTCGTCCTCTGGCAGCTGTTGCTGTTGTACACCGTTCCGGTAGCGTTCTGGGACTACGAGGTGCTCGTGTACGCGGTCCATTTGTGGCGCCGCGAACGGAGCAGCGACCCCACCGTGTCGTGGGATCTCGACGCCGTCCAGGTGCGTGTCCTGACGATCGACAACGAGCGTGTCGTTCAGCGGACGGTCGACTCGCTGCCAGACGGGATCGTCGACGTGGTCGTCGTCGCGGAGGCGCCGATCGCCGTCGACGGCGCGGAGGTGCTCGTCGTCCCGGAGGAGTTCAGCTGTACGGCGACCCACAAGGGGCGGGCCGTCGAGTGGGCCCGACGCTATCACCCTACCGACCGTGAGTACGTGCTGTATCTCGACGAGGACACGGACGCGTCGGCGCTGACGTGTATCCCGTCGAACGCCGACGTGGTCCAGTTCCGCGAACGTCCGTCCAGAAGCGACGGCCTCCTCCCGTTCCTCGCGGAGATCCACCGGATCGGCTTCAACGTCGAACAGCGGGCGTTCCCGTTCTTCGACGTCCCGTTTTACGCGTGGGGCGGCGGTATCGCGATCCGCCGGAGCCTGGAGGAGCAGGTCACGTGGGACACCCAGACGATCGTCGAGGACTCCGTGTTCCTCTGGCGGGCGGTCCTGGAGTTCGGGGCGACGCTCGAGATCGCCGACGTGTACCTGCGCAACCAGGCACCCCCGTCCGTGTGGGCGATGATCTCACAGCGCCGTCAGTGGCTTACCGGCACGCGGTCGCGGTCGAACCTGCTTCCGCGGGACTACCGGTCGCTGTATCACCTCCGCGATCTCGGGTGGGCGCTGTCGACGTTCGGGCCGCTCCTGTGGGTCGCATCGCTCGCGAGCTACCTCGGGTACACGGATCTCTCGCTGCTTCCGGTGTTCTTCCCGGAGGCGTACACCGCGCTGTCGCTGCTCCTGCTGGGACACGTGTACGCGTGGTCGGTGATCGGGCTGGTCGCCTACCGGCCGCATCCGGCGGTGTGGGTGTTCCTGCTCGTGTTCACGCCGTTCGTCGTCACCCTCCACTCCGCAGGCGCGCTGTACGGGATGGTGCGGCCCGCGAAGTCGTTCGCGGTCACACGGAAGGTCGTCGACGTCGCCCCTGCCGCCATCGAGGACGCACTGATGGACGCACTCGACCTCGACGAGAACCAGCCGAACGCCGAACCCCCCGTCGAGAGCGACGGCGGCGAACACGTACTTCACGAGGCGTCGGCGGACGGGGATCGCCTGTCCCGGACGAAGAGGTCACGATGA
- a CDS encoding class I SAM-dependent methyltransferase → MPSDERTGLTVHELFLLWAARRTGILEALLSTAGTPAAVAAATDVAEPSAERVVRALARIGFLERVGDEYEPTNRALGLLAKRDVRSIGPIPHELDRLDELVELPETLETGVAPERHDEWGANALGAHYATDEATVRASVTAAVRALPDARSVVDLSGGSGVYAREFAARGLDATLVTSPATAERLGRVHGDRVRIHADVPATLDSGFDVAFLGDALSAMGPAAARATCSVAADLLGDDGAVVATDVFADGDDVAAVTAEVRGLAADHGGAHAPEAVRDWLIDAGLADVRVSAIPGTDRGAAMGTLDT, encoded by the coding sequence ATGCCGAGCGACGAGCGGACGGGGCTGACTGTCCACGAGCTGTTCCTGCTGTGGGCGGCCCGACGGACCGGGATACTCGAGGCGCTGCTGTCGACGGCGGGGACGCCGGCGGCGGTGGCCGCGGCGACCGACGTCGCCGAGCCGTCCGCCGAGCGCGTCGTTCGGGCGCTCGCGCGGATCGGGTTCCTCGAGCGCGTGGGCGACGAGTACGAGCCGACGAACCGAGCGCTCGGGCTGCTCGCCAAGCGCGACGTGCGCTCGATCGGGCCGATCCCACACGAGCTCGACCGACTCGACGAGCTGGTCGAGCTGCCCGAAACGCTGGAGACGGGCGTGGCGCCCGAGCGTCACGACGAGTGGGGGGCGAACGCGCTGGGAGCCCACTACGCCACCGACGAGGCGACCGTTCGCGCGTCCGTCACCGCCGCCGTGCGGGCCCTCCCCGACGCCCGGTCCGTCGTCGACCTGAGCGGCGGATCCGGCGTGTACGCCCGCGAGTTCGCCGCTCGCGGTCTCGACGCGACGCTGGTCACGTCGCCGGCGACGGCCGAGCGGCTGGGCCGAGTGCACGGCGATCGCGTCCGGATCCACGCGGACGTTCCCGCGACGCTCGACTCCGGCTTCGACGTGGCGTTTCTCGGCGACGCCCTCTCCGCGATGGGTCCCGCTGCGGCGCGCGCGACCTGCTCGGTCGCCGCCGACCTCCTCGGCGACGACGGGGCCGTCGTCGCGACGGACGTGTTCGCCGACGGGGACGACGTGGCGGCGGTCACGGCGGAGGTCCGCGGGCTCGCGGCCGACCACGGCGGCGCCCACGCGCCCGAAGCCGTCCGCGACTGGTTGATCGACGCCGGGCTCGCCGACGTGCGAGTGTCAGCGATCCCCGGAACGGATCGCGGCGCCGCGATGGGAACACTCGACACCTGA